The nucleotide sequence TACGCGCATGTGCAGGAGGAGCCGGTCGCTCCCTCCTCCATCAACCGCGCGCTGCCCCCGGCGGTGGACGCCCTGGTGGCCCGCGCGCTGAAGAAGAACCCGAACGAACGCTTCCCCACCGCCGAGGCCATGCGCGAGGAGTGCCTGCGGGTGGCCGCCTCCCTCCAGCAGGCCGCGCCGAGCATCGTGCCGGGAGCGGGTCCGGCGCAGAGCGGCGCGGGCGTGGGCTCGGCGGTGTTCCCGCCGGTGGACCGGACGGCCCCGCAGCACCCCGGCCCGGTGCAGCAGCCGTACCAGCCGACGCCGAACCCCTACGGCACCCCGCCCCCGTCGTACGGCTACCCGCAGCAGGGCGGCTACCCGACGCCGCCGGCGTACGGGCAGCCGACGGCGCCCGTGTACGGCGCCCAGCCGTCGACGGCGGTGCCCTCCTCCGGCGGCGGGCGGAACGGCAAGCCCGTCCTGATCGGGTCGGTCGCGGTGGCCGCCGTGCTGATCGCGGGCCTGCTGATCGCGCTGAACATGAACAAGAAGGACGACCCCACCACGGGTGGTTCCACCCCCAGCGCCTCCACGTCCTCGCACGCCTCCGGCTACCGGGGTCCGGACACCTCGCGCACGATCGAGGAGACCGAGTGCACCGAGCCGCAGGAGTCCTACGACGACGAGGACAAGGTCCGGCTGCCCGACTTCCGGTACAAGAACATCGACTCGGTGAAGGCGTGCTTCCAGGCCGCGAGCTGGCGGTACACGGTGAAGAAGGAAGACAACAACACCTGGGGCGACGGCACGGTCCTCGACCAGTTCCCCGCCCCCGGCACCGACGTCGACCCCAAGAGCATGGGCGAGGTCTCGCTCAGCGTCTCCACGGGCGAGCCGCCGCAGTGACCGGAGGCCGGGAACCCGGCCGCCCTCAGGTGTAGGGGTTGGTCTTGATGCTGGAGGTGCAGATCTTCAGCAGGTCGTTGCCCTCGAAGAGGCCGACGTCGATACGGACCGCCGCGATGCCGTTGGTGTCGGACGCGCTGGTGTCCCAGACCTGGTCGGCACCGTTCCCGCCGTAGTTGTGGTGCCAGGGCCACGCCTGGAAGTCGCCGTTGTTGCGGATGGTGGACAGGCGGACGGCCGCGTGGTGGCCGTCGGCCGCGTTGTCGAGCGCGCGCAGGCGCAGCGGGTCGACGCGGGTCTTGCTGGTGAAGAAGCCGGTGTAGGCGCCGTAGGCACCGGTGACACCGCAGTTGCCGGTGACCATCGAGTCGGCGGCCGCCGGGGTGGCCATCGCCGGGACGGCCAGACAGGCCAGAGCGCCGGCGACGACGAGCGCGGAACGTCGCATCTGCACAGGGAGTCCTTTCCTGGAGCCGGAAAGCCCAAAGGCTAGACAGATCACCGTTTTTGACCAACCGTCGGCGTTCGTGTTGTGACGCGGATCACCGGGCATGCGTAAGGGCCCGGCGGTCGTCCGCCGGGCCCCGCTCTCTCCCTGACCTGGGCCGCGCCCGTGAGGGCTACAGGTACGGGCCGCCCGAGCGGCCGGCGGCCTGCTGCTCCTCGCCGTCCTCGGGGACCATCCCGGGCGGCAGCGCGCGGCGCATCTGCTCCAACTGGGCCCGCGCGGCCATCTGCTGGGCGAACAGCGTGGTCTGGATGCCGTGGAACAGACCCTCCAGCCAGCCGACCAACTGGGCCTGCGCGATCCGCAGCTCCGCGTCGCTGGGCGTCACCTCGTCCGTGAAGGGCAGCGACAGCCGCTCCAGCTCCTCCACCAGCTCCGGCGCCAGGCCGTCCTCCAGCTCCTTGACCGAGCTGGCGTGGATCTCCTTCAGCCGCACCCGGCTGGCCTCGTCCAGAGGAGCGGCGCGCACCTCCTCCAGCAACTGCTTGATCATGCTGCCGATCCGCATGACCTTCGCCGGCTGCTCGACCTGCTCCGTCACCGGAGTCTCGCGGGAGCCCTCGTCCGTGCCGCCACCGAGCGCCATCCCGTCCTGTCCCACGACGAGGATCTGGGGGTTCTCGGGCGACCGTTCGTTCCTCGGCATCTCCATGCCGTCATTCTCTCGCACCCCTCCACCCCATCACCGACACACCCCCGCCCGCCGGTGATCCGCTCATCCGACCCCGACGGCCCAACCGGAAATGCCCGTCCCGCCATGAAATGTGAGGCTGGATTCCGTCTTTCCCTCGGTATTCCTCCGGAGGTCACCGACGTGACTCCATGGCTGCGACTCACGCTCCGCCTGGTGCGGGTGCTGCTCGTCCTGGCGACGGCCGCACCCGTGTGCGGCACGGCCACCGCGTACGGCGCGGAGAACGCCCCGCCGGGTTCGCCGACGCCCTCGGGCCGCTCCTCCACCCCCGCCGTGCGCGCCCGGAACGCCGCCGAGACCTCTTCTCCGTCGCCGACCGTCTCCAAGCCCGCGCGGGCCGGGAGCCGGGCCGGGGAGGGACGGATGCGGCCGGGACGCCCCGAGCGGCCCGACCCGGAGGACCAGGCCCAGGACCCGGCGGGCAGCGGCACGCCCGCCACCCCTGCGGCCGCCTACCCGGAGGAGCCGGAGACCGCCGACAGCCCCGCCGCGCCCACGCCGACCGCCGCCACGGCCACCGCCCCGGCCTCGCAGCCCGCCGCCGTCCGGCAGGGGGAGGACACCGCCGCACCCGCGCCGCGGTTCCTCCCCCTGGGCAGCGGGCTGGTCCTGCTCGGCCTGGGGCTCGCCATGGCCCTGG is from Streptomyces seoulensis and encodes:
- a CDS encoding protein kinase domain-containing protein, with the translated sequence MSQDGAQGGRYPGRALAGGRYQLHDLLGEGGMASVHLAYDSVLDRQVAVKTLHTDLGREQAFRERFRREAQAVAKLTHTNIVSVFDTGEDEADGMPYIVMEYVEGRPLGSVLADDIRQFGAMPADKALKITADVLAALEISHEKGLVHRDIKPGNVMTTKRGVVKVMDFGIARAMQSGVTSMTQTGMVVGTPQYLSPEQALGRGVDARSDLYSVGIMLFQLVTGRLPFDADSPLAIAYAHVQEEPVAPSSINRALPPAVDALVARALKKNPNERFPTAEAMREECLRVAASLQQAAPSIVPGAGPAQSGAGVGSAVFPPVDRTAPQHPGPVQQPYQPTPNPYGTPPPSYGYPQQGGYPTPPAYGQPTAPVYGAQPSTAVPSSGGGRNGKPVLIGSVAVAAVLIAGLLIALNMNKKDDPTTGGSTPSASTSSHASGYRGPDTSRTIEETECTEPQESYDDEDKVRLPDFRYKNIDSVKACFQAASWRYTVKKEDNNTWGDGTVLDQFPAPGTDVDPKSMGEVSLSVSTGEPPQ
- a CDS encoding bacterial proteasome activator family protein, whose protein sequence is MEMPRNERSPENPQILVVGQDGMALGGGTDEGSRETPVTEQVEQPAKVMRIGSMIKQLLEEVRAAPLDEASRVRLKEIHASSVKELEDGLAPELVEELERLSLPFTDEVTPSDAELRIAQAQLVGWLEGLFHGIQTTLFAQQMAARAQLEQMRRALPPGMVPEDGEEQQAAGRSGGPYL